A window of Solanum stenotomum isolate F172 chromosome 9, ASM1918654v1, whole genome shotgun sequence genomic DNA:
ATCTCTTCAAACTTAATggactattttatattttctaataatcttCTATACCAACAATGTTAGTGTAGGAGGACAATAATTATTCTATCATATATTTAACGGgcaattttaaatatttcttcaaaCTTAATggactattttatattttctaataattttctATACCAACGAGATTCGAGTAAGAGGACTATAATTGTTCTATCCTGTATATAAcagtcattttatttttttcttcaaatttaatggactattttgtattttctaatAGTATTCAATATCAACGAGGTCCGTTTAGGAGGGCCATAATCGTTCTATCATATATTTAACAAgtgattttaaactttttttcaaacttaagggactattttgtattttctaatACTTTTCGATACCAACGAGTTTCGTTTAGAAGGACCATAATTGTTCTATCCTATATTTGACTggcaatttaaaacttttctcaaaactcaagggactattttatattttccaatACTTTTCGATACCAACGAGATTCGAGTAGTAGGACTAGAACTGTTCTATCGCATGCTTAACGTGCGATTTTGagtttttcattaaaatgaAAGGACTATTTTGTATTTCCTTATAGTTTTCGATATGAACAAGGCTCATTTAAAAGGATCGTAACTGTTCTATCCTACTTTTAACGGGCGATTTTATTACCTTTTTCAAACTAAATggatatgtttgtaattattttgtacAAATCTCGTtcaaaacaaagtaaaaatacatttaagttaattatttttaagtagTTGAAGGGTGAGAGtagtaattaagaaataaataaggtaaataatGACAAAATGAAATAGCCACGTTGCAGTTTACTCCAGGAAAAATACACAGGAAAAACAATACCAGTGAGTTCATAGTTTTTTCATAAGAGCAAAAAACATGTGTTAATGCTTCAGTTTTTTTTGAGGTAATCAACTATTTCTCTCTCTAGTTTTCATTTGCAATTCTTGATCAAGCTCAATTTGGGTTAGTTTTTCTGCTTCTTTTGATGGTTTTAATCggaattttcagttttttttggtcggttacaatttttttttcttgctaatTAATTTGTGTGGAAGTGTGGCATTTGgttagaagaagaaatttttaGTGGGGTTTTGTTGGAGTTCATTTTTATGATCATTGATCattgttttcattttatatCTAACTTGAATTTAGggctttttgtttgtttttgtagGTGTTTCCAGTTGTTGTGAAGTTTTTTGTGAAAGGtaaagttttgtttttattagtgaattgcattttttaatgttttttatatCAGTTGCATGTTGATTCTCACTGAAAAAATGTTAAAGAgtgtttttttatgtttatatctAGTGTTTGTGTGTGTTCATTTTGGAATTAACTTAAATGGGGATATAGAAGAGTGGTTTTTCAAAATGGGGATGTTCTTGATTGttttggaaggaaaaaaaaggtgaaaaaatcttttgaagttttttttttttaaaaaaaatgtctttatcTAGTGTTTGTGTGTGTTCATTTTAGAATTTACTTAAATGGGGATACTAAAAGAATGATTTTCAAAATGGGGATGTTCTTGATtgttttggaaagaaaaaaaaagtgaagaatttgaaggttttaaatttatataccAAGTGTTTTGTTTGAATGAAATGGTGTCTAAATGGAGTGAAATGGTGGACGAAAACACTTGGTGGTTTCTTCGTATCTGTCTGAGCATTGGTAAGGTTAATCACCTGTGTTTGTGGGAGGTAGGAGGTAACCGGTGAAACAATCGAGGTGTGTGCAAGCTGGATTGAACACCACCatttctaagaaaaaaaaatcaagttcttGCTTGATCAAAAAAGGGAAAgggaaatgaaaatgaaaatgaaaatgaaaatgaaaaagaaaaaggatttTGAGAGTCAACCCTAACTAATTTGGGAATGAAGATTTTGGGCATTTTTTTCTTGACTAACAGTTGTTGAATTTTACTTGGAACTTTGAAAGATGTTTGATCAGTgtatatttgtttgtttttttaagttttgaggTTATGCCTTATAAAGAAAAGGTTTCCGAAGTTGTTTTTGCCTTGGTTCACCTCAGTCATCAGGGTTTGTTGAATTTATAAACTACTGGTTTGAAATACGAGTGTTGTTCTTTGTTACGATTGTCTTTAGGCATTTCCCTTAGGAACCTAACTTCCTATCTGCTTGACTTTTCTAAAGCTTTTTGTTCTATGAGCTAACAGGGAAAGAAAAGCAAATCTTTGTCCAGCTAGCTGAACTCCGTGATAAAAGGTTCAGCTAAAAGTCACTCTGTGTGGAACTACTACAGCTAGCTCAACATCGTGATACAAGTTCTTTATCTAGTAAATCTCATATTGAGTCTGATgacttttgagttttgaaacaTCTTCATATCAATCCATGAATGATGGAGCACACCTTATGTGGATGCTACTTGTTCTGACCTTTTTCTACTCTTTTGTAGTTTTTACTAACCGTTTGGCAAGTTTGACTTAACCTGTAAGGGAAATCAGATAACTTTGGTACCTGATAGTTACCTCTATACTACCCAAtgctttttttcttcttgtcaCTTATACAATCATTTATACTAAGTTTCGTATCCTCTCTATGATCattccttttttctttgtttgagCTCATCACTGTCATGTGGACTTTTGTAGACTTCAAGAGTATTTGGTTTTTGACTGGCTAAGGGAGTAAAGGTGGCCTTTTTACAACTGTGAATTGTGAAGGTTTATCTTGGTTGTCAATTTTGTCACAACTTCTTTTCTGAAAGACAATCAAATAAACGAAGGGTACTCTTTCATGTTTTCAATTATCTAGTCCATTAGGAGGTTTCAAGGAAGGAGGTCTTGTCACGTTAACACATTTAGGGGAAGTTTTATTTCCCTTATTTAATCATGTTTCCTATATCCGgttttactatttttcttattaaaagTACATTGCAGTAGTCTGTATGACAGATTTCTTTACAATAGTAGATGCATGAATTGCTTCTTCTTATCGTCTCTGTTGTCTGTATAAGAATGGTATGAGTATTCATTAGTGCTTATAAAAAGGAAGGATGGTGAATAGTTACATATAGGCTTAGCTGGGAAGTTATTGCAGATTACGAGCATATTATTCATCTGGAGATAAGACTATGATCTGTAGTCTTTGCAATGTAATAATGTCAATGATACGTATCTAGGTCAGAATTTTGGTTTCTAAGAAAATTCGGTAAAATGGTATGATTAGTGAAAATCTTAAATGCTAGCTGCAAATGGTCTAGTCAGTCGGTTGAACTTCACAAGGCTACATTTTGATGAAGCCTTACGGCTGGTGCTTGAGTAATGGGAGTAGTAACGGAAGTACATCTGATTTATCTCTTCCCCCTttctaaagtaaaaaaaaaagagggcaAGAAAGTTTTCCATCTTAAAGATATTCTTTTCATGGCTAGTGAACTCGCTGTTCTTAGAGCCGTAATAGTAGCTTGCTGTCTATTCACGTGCCATATTCGCTTTGTCTAATTCCTGCTTCTCTTTCTTCATGGCTTGGTTACTCTTTTCCTAATGTAACAACTGCATATCAAGAAAACAATTTATGCTTGGGTTCTATTGTTGCATGGTGAATGTCTATGATGGTTTGTGTTACGTAAGCAAATTTCTGAATTTAAGAGGATAATCCTAAAACTTTTGAATGCGATCTTGTTAACTTTACAGTTACTTTTGAAGTGTGCCTTTTGAGATGAATGCCAAGAAAAATTTACATATTAGCATTGAACTTTAAGTTTAATTAAATTGTATCATATCAGCTGGCAGTTATTGAGTTTATGTGATCTCTTAATGCATGTATTGGCATGTAGTTTTGCATGACGGTTTATTCTTCTCTGACCAGATATTATCCACAAGGTTCTACTCGATATCATGGGGGAAAGGAATACGCCCCACAGTAATCACTTTATGACTTTGGGAGCAGATCAGCGGAGTCAAGCGTATATTTATCCAGAGCCTTGTATGACGTATGGGAGCTTTACACCTTTTCCGCATCCAAACGTTAACACCACTGTGCCAGCTCCAGGAAGCCTTGGTAATTTCTATGCGCCCCATCTACCAGGCCATCAAGAGGGTGCTCTAATTTATGGGATGCCACCGGCCAATGGGATTCAACAGTGGCATCATCTCACCAATGCTGGCGCAGCGTTTGCACCACCATCAAATTACTTTTACCCTTATGTGGCAGCTCCAGCTGCATTGAGGACTTCTCCAGTTCCAGCAAATCATGGGTTACGTGATAGGCTTCCAGTCTCAAGCACTCAGGGAAGCATCGGAAATAATGCAGATAACTTAGGTAGGAACGATCCTCGTATGGACAGTACCAGAGGGTCATCTAAGCAAAAGAATGTTGCAGGCAACTCTGGAAATCTTCAGCATCATTCTGCTCTGGCAGGGCCTAGTACTTCCGCTGCTCCCGTCATCACAACAGCAAATGAATCTGATGTTTCTTCGAATGATTCTGTATCACGCGAGCATGGAGGGAGTGACTCAGCACCACTCCTTGAAAATGGTACTACATCTGCAACTATGGATTTGCCAGTTCCAGCAAATCATGGGTTACGTGATGGGCTTCCAGTCTCAGGCACTATAGATGATTCTGTGTCACGCGAGCATGGAGGGAGTGACTCAGCACCACTCCTTGAAAATGGTGCTGCATCTGCTACTATGGATTCACCAGTTCTAGCAAATCATGGGTTACGTGATGGGCTTCCAGTCTCGGGCACTACAGATGATTCTGTGCCACGCGAGCATGGAGGGAGTGACTCAGCACCACTACTTGAAAATGGTGCTGCATCTGCAACTATGGATTTGCCAGTTCTAGCAAATCATGGGTTACGCGATGGGCTTCCAGTCTCAGGCACTACAGATGATTCTGTATCACGCGAGCATGGAGGGAGTGGCTCAGCACCACTCCTTGAAAATGGAGTACAGAGAAGTGGGAGCAGATTTGCTAGTGGTCCAGATACTGTATTGCAAAATAACAATAATCATCTGCTTCAAGGAAACTATGCAGGCCAAGCCTATCAGTTTCCTGGCAATCCTTGGCTGAACATGCCTTTCAATAGTAGCGGTAGTGCAGCTCAATCTTGGGCCTGGAGTCAGGCTGCTCCTTTAACCTGTCCTCCCGGTAACTACTCTTCTTGTTTTAATTTACATTTATGACTTTTGAGTGTCTATTCAGCTAACTTATTTGTTTGATAGGTTATCTTCTCCCCTTCATCAaagttttcatcaatttttttgttcttctaaattttgttttcttatgaGCTATATTAGCATGCTGCCAAGTTGAACAATGCATATTTCAGCTGtcttttcttttacaaatttaaaagCGACAATCCACTTGAAACACATCTTATTCTTTCCTTTTGCATCTTCACATTTTATGTGGCATACGTCTCTTTTTTTCCATGTTTATTACCTAATggttatttcatttcattttctaaTAATCCAGTAAAGcctttgtttttctcttttgtcAAATTAGCAACAGCAATTTGTGATCTTTATTCTAAGTGTCAGAATAACATATTAACTGATTGCATCTTTCTTCTGCTTACTTTAGTTGGTGCCGGAGGCTATGTAATAGGTGCTGGAAACATGGCTATGCGAGGTTATCAAGTACCTTCCAGCAACGGGGGTTTGACTGGTTTCATGTATCCACCCATTCCTCAAGGACCACCGCAGTACCATCC
This region includes:
- the LOC125876458 gene encoding probable E3 ubiquitin-protein ligase ZFP1, giving the protein MGERNTPHSNHFMTLGADQRSQAYIYPEPCMTYGSFTPFPHPNVNTTVPAPGSLGNFYAPHLPGHQEGALIYGMPPANGIQQWHHLTNAGAAFAPPSNYFYPYVAAPAALRTSPVPANHGLRDRLPVSSTQGSIGNNADNLGRNDPRMDSTRGSSKQKNVAGNSGNLQHHSALAGPSTSAAPVITTANESDVSSNDSVSREHGGSDSAPLLENGTTSATMDLPVPANHGLRDGLPVSGTIDDSVSREHGGSDSAPLLENGAASATMDSPVLANHGLRDGLPVSGTTDDSVPREHGGSDSAPLLENGAASATMDLPVLANHGLRDGLPVSGTTDDSVSREHGGSGSAPLLENGVQRSGSRFASGPDTVLQNNNNHLLQGNYAGQAYQFPGNPWLNMPFNSSGSAAQSWAWSQAAPLTCPPVGAGGYVIGAGNMAMRGYQVPSSNGGLTGFMYPPIPQGPPQYHPHLSPNMQTMAGHTMSSYPQMTASPGRQLQLSSSNMGPLLPSGFRMYRPHQREFMMRGTNGSHHNLRNGVSMLGVPRFRGVHVVDQHRDMRLDVDRMTYEELLALGERIGNVSIGLSEDIIVANLKTRIFLSTETPSPLENVASDQDQKTVCVICQADFKDGEKIGILNCGHEYHEECVKKWLGVKNSCAICKSAALSTEKKDKEVVTTGGG